One window from the genome of Osmerus eperlanus chromosome 1, fOsmEpe2.1, whole genome shotgun sequence encodes:
- the tmem51b gene encoding transmembrane protein 51b: MSSDGRPQGRSPNHGGSRSGSQYALCALGVALIALGIVMIVWTVIPMDAEGPKTSNVTANDDDSTSPTQSPGPNQDVSAKDKMKASSSVAYVLVGAGAAMLLLSICLGVRNKRRENQRARDAVVVGTPYVDRVAGEPAEAAQPVPTYDVPSYEDAVGSGQYPIRQSNLRNSTSQLPSYEDLISAVEAEGEGPISKPAGEAPNTTTTPAASDPAAANPPSRRSSSRASKILRPLRVRRIKSEKLHLKDFRLNIRSPSQARVTIEPITPPPQYDDKMPEL, translated from the exons ATGAGTTCCGATGGGCGCCCACAGGGCCGCAGCCCAAACCATGGAGGCAGCAGGTCAGGCTCCCAGTACGCCTTGTGTGCCCTGGGCGTCGCCCTCATCGCCCTGGGCATTGTTATGATCGTCTGGACCGTCATACCCATGGATGCAGAGGGCCCGAAAACGAGCAATGTCACCGCCAACGACGACGACTCCACCTCTCCCACCCAGAGCCCAGGGCCCAACCAAGATGTCAGCGCCAAGGACAAGATGAAGGCATCGTCATCAGTGGCGTACGtgctggtgggggcaggggcggCCATGCTACTGCTGTCCATATGTCTGGGGGTGAGGAACAAAcggagagagaaccagagagccAGGGACGCGGTGGTGGTGGGCACCCCATACGTGGACCGTGTAGCAGGGGAGCCGGCGGA AGCAGCGCAGCCAGTCCCGACCTACGACGTGCCCAGCTATGAGGATGCGGTGGGCAGCGGCCAGTACCCCATCCGCCAGAGCAACCTGCGCAACAGCACCTCCCAGCTGCCGTCTTACGAGGACCTCATCAGTGCTGTGGAGGccgagggggaggggcccaTCTCCAAGCCCGCCGGAGAGGCCccgaacaccaccaccaccccagccGCCTCAGACCCTGCCGCAGCCAATCCACCCAGCCGCCGCAGCAGCAGCCGGGCCAGTAAGATATTGCGCCCCCTGCGGGTCCGGAGGATAAAGTCGGAGAAGCTTCACCTGAAGGACTTCCGGCTCAACATCCGCAGCCCATCACAGGCTCGGGTCACAATCGAACCCATCACTCCTCCGCCGCAGTACGACGACAAGATGCCTGAACTCTGA